A genomic window from Hyla sarda isolate aHylSar1 chromosome 10, aHylSar1.hap1, whole genome shotgun sequence includes:
- the POU2AF3 gene encoding POU class 2 homeobox associating factor 3 isoform X3: protein MTVKEMLEQRRALQAEKTASESRQNKMQVAHPIPPPLSSEMISAREPTSCVPTYQENRQPSVCGALEESLMDAYLHPEPLTDSSFTIFQNQSLCFQEETFQPSPIFYQNMTPESPSDSSDMSNSFEYSPSYQGLEFVTQNYSSPSPQDNNSCAYADMDYPVYQHQNNSTCCYCAYCCSMDYQQPLNTQDSCAYTNTDYMGYHTPSEDFLTRELNIYNMYS from the exons GAGTCCAGGCAGAACAAAATGCAAGTTGCACATCCAatccctcctcctctttcttcag AAATGATAAGTGCACGTGAACCTACATCCTGTGTGCCCACTTACCAAGAGAACAGACAGCCTTCAGTCTGTGGTGCTCTGGAGGAAAGTTTAATGGATGCCTACCTTCACCCTGAGCCTCTCACAGACTCCAGCTTTACTATATTCCAAAACCAGTCTTTGTGCTTCCAGGAAGAAACCTTCCAGCCTTCTCCCATCTTCTATCAGAACATG actccagaaTCCCCCTCAGATTCATCCGATATGTCAAACTCTTTTGAATACTCACCGAGTTACCAAGGTCTAGAGTTTGTAACCCAGAACTATAGCTCTCCTTCTCCCCAAGACAACAACAGCTGTGCATATGCTGATATGGATTATCCTGTTTATCAGCACCAGAACAATTCCACATGTTGTTACTGTGCTTATTGCTGCTCAATGGACTATCAACAGCCACTGAACACACAGGATTCTTGTGCTTACACTAATACAGACTATATGGGATATCACACCCCCTCGGAGGATTTCCTTACCAGAGAACTCAACATCTACAACATGTACAGTTAA